One window of the Vigna radiata var. radiata cultivar VC1973A chromosome 1, Vradiata_ver6, whole genome shotgun sequence genome contains the following:
- the LOC106768531 gene encoding protein YLS3 isoform X1, translated as MYSRAAPPHMLVLAITLMLVMHAMGESAQEKQKCAESLTGVATCLPYLGGEAKAPTADCCSGLTQAMKSNKKCICVILKDRDDPDLGLKINITIAVGLPSLCKTPDNLSQCPALLHLDPKSPEAQAFNQKGQNSNGDSASPSPSPSARASSENGRKQGTDETDTAKNGASYKGKTLFERFVAIAVAGLVI; from the exons ATGTATTCCAGAGCTGCACCACCACACATGCTAGTTTTAGCAATAACATTGATGTTGGTTATGCATGCAATGGGGGAGTCAGCTCAAGAGAAACAGAAATGTGCAGAATCACTGACAGGGGTTGCAACGTGTCTGCCATATTTGGGTGGTGAGGCTAAAGCACCAACAGCAGATTGTTGCAGTGGTCTCACACAAGCCATGAAGAGCAACAAGAAGTGCATCTGCGTTATTCTCAAAGACAGGGATGACCCTGACCTTGGCTTGAAGATTAACATTACAATTGCTGTTGGTCTCCCCTCTCTTTGCAAAACACCTGATAATCTCTCACAGTGTCCTG CACTTCTGCACTTGGATCCTAAATCACCTGAAGCCCAAGCTTTTAATCAAAAGGGTCAGAACTCCAATGGTGACTCTGCCAGTCCTTCTCCCAGTCCCTCTG CTAGAGCAAGTTCTGAAAATGGTAGAAAGCAGGGGACTGATGAAACGGACACAGCAAAGAATGGTGCATCTTATAAGGGAAAAACATTGTTTGAAAGATTTGTTGCAATTGCAGTTGCAGGGCTTGTAATTTAG
- the LOC106768531 gene encoding protein YLS3 isoform X2 — protein sequence MYSRAAPPHMLVLAITLMLVMHAMGESAQEKQKCAESLTGVATCLPYLGGEAKAPTADCCSGLTQAMKSNKKCICVILKDRDDPDLGLKINITIAVGLPSLCKTPDNLSQCPALLHLDPKSPEAQAFNQKGQNSNGDSASPSPSPSGSSENGRKQGTDETDTAKNGASYKGKTLFERFVAIAVAGLVI from the exons ATGTATTCCAGAGCTGCACCACCACACATGCTAGTTTTAGCAATAACATTGATGTTGGTTATGCATGCAATGGGGGAGTCAGCTCAAGAGAAACAGAAATGTGCAGAATCACTGACAGGGGTTGCAACGTGTCTGCCATATTTGGGTGGTGAGGCTAAAGCACCAACAGCAGATTGTTGCAGTGGTCTCACACAAGCCATGAAGAGCAACAAGAAGTGCATCTGCGTTATTCTCAAAGACAGGGATGACCCTGACCTTGGCTTGAAGATTAACATTACAATTGCTGTTGGTCTCCCCTCTCTTTGCAAAACACCTGATAATCTCTCACAGTGTCCTG CACTTCTGCACTTGGATCCTAAATCACCTGAAGCCCAAGCTTTTAATCAAAAGGGTCAGAACTCCAATGGTGACTCTGCCAGTCCTTCTCCCAGTCCCTCTGGT AGTTCTGAAAATGGTAGAAAGCAGGGGACTGATGAAACGGACACAGCAAAGAATGGTGCATCTTATAAGGGAAAAACATTGTTTGAAAGATTTGTTGCAATTGCAGTTGCAGGGCTTGTAATTTAG